A stretch of the Zeugodacus cucurbitae isolate PBARC_wt_2022May chromosome 6, idZeuCucr1.2, whole genome shotgun sequence genome encodes the following:
- the LOC105217392 gene encoding terminal nucleotidyltransferase 5C isoform X3 gives MDVYQIDDGFHSDGGTETPPPSPSSGSSIASASDHGSLESVDTGGTQRLAVLSFEQVRKLHDVMDEKVAIHGRGNFPTLEVPLKDLVNMVRRKLEADVSVGGAGVIVKDVRLNGGAASHVLASEDQPYNDLDLIYAIELTSTRHFDRVKSAVLNTLLDLLPEGVCKRRIMPCALKEAYVGKMVKVNNNNDGDRWSLISLGNSPGHKNVELKFVDTMRRQFEFSVDSFQIVLDSLLLFYDCAALPISENFYPTVVGESVYGDFQEALYHLQKKLISTRQPEEIRGGGLLKYCNLLVRNYKPVDPQHIKTLERYMCSRFFIDFPDINTQTKKLEAYLSNHFWGVDEEPLQYQYLMHLREVVEMSTVCLMGHERRQTMLLIQNLATNVLYKEQKKQQQAQEQYQQQQQQQHHLHHHHQHQQQQQQQPVDVLNTQQQQQQQSHQQQVTLVTAQQQQQLQAPQTQTIYLQAAPATTPQTTTATICCTTATGEQQQQQVQVQQQPQQVQAIQTHATVAQPTTTILVYNGVYYAPVIPAICTCNSTWLST, from the coding sequence ATGGATGTCTATCAAATTGACGACGGTTTCCACTCGGATGGCGGCACTGAGACGCCACCACCCTCACCCAGTTCGGGTTCATCGATAGCCTCGGCCTCGGATCATGGCTCATTGGAGAGTGTCGATACGGGCGGTACACAACGTTTGGCTGTGCTCTCATTCGAACAGGTGCGCAAATTGCACGATGTCATGGACGAAAAGGTGGCCATACATGGACGTGGTAATTTCCCCACACTTGAAGTGCCGCTCAAAGACCTAGTGAATATGGTACGTCGCAAATTGGAGGCCGATGTGAGTGTGGGCGGTGCCGGTGTGATAGTCAAGGATGTGCGCTTGAATGGTGGCGCAGCTAGTCATGTTTTAGCTTCCGAAGATCAGCCATACAATGACTTGGACTTGATCTATGCCATTGAATTGACATCGACACGTCATTTCGATCGTGTCAAATCGGCCGTGCTCAATACATTGTTGGACCTCTTGCCCGAAGGTGTGTGCAAACGGCGCATTATGCCGTGCGCTCTTAAGGAGGCTTACGTCGGCAAGATGGTTAAggtgaataataataatgatggtGATCGTTGGTCACTGATATCGCTCGGCAATTCGCCGGGTCACAAGAATGTCGAGCTGAAATTTGTCGACACGATGCGACGTCAGTTCGAGTTCTCTGTGGATTCGTTTCAAATCGTTTTGGACTCACTGTTGCTCTTCTACGACTGTGCCGCTCTACCGATATCGGAGAATTTCTATCCGACTGTGGTCGGTGAGTCGGTGTACGGTGACTTTCAGGAGGCGCTCTATCATTTGCAAAAGAAATTGATCTCAACACGACAGCCGGAAGAGATACGCGGTGGCGGTTTGCTCAAATATTGCAATCTATTGGTGCGCAATTATAAGCCAGTAGATCCGCAACATATCAAGACGCTCGAACGTTATATGTGCTCACGTTTCTTCATCGATTTCCCCGATATCAATACGCAGACCAAGAAACTGGAGGCGTACTTGTCCAATCATTTCTGGGGTGTCGACGAGGAGCCCCTACAATATCAGTACCTGATGCATTTACGCGAAGTAGTCGAAATGTCAACGGTGTGCCTGATGGGACACGAGCGGCGGCAGACCATGTTGCTCATACAGAATTTGGCCACAAATGTGTTGTACAAGGAGCAGAAGAAGCAACAGCAGGCGCAGGagcaatatcaacaacaacagcagcaacaacatcaccttcatcatcatcaccagcaccaacaacaacagcaacagcagccagTCGATGTGCTAaacacacaacagcaacaacaacagcagtcacATCAACAACAAGTAACGCTGGTcacagcacagcaacaacaacaattgcaagcgCCGCAAACACAGACAATCTACTTGCAAGCGGCGCCGGCAACAacaccacaaacaacaacagcgaccaTCTGCTGCACGACAGCCACCGgtgaacagcagcaacaacaagtgcagGTACAACAACAGCCACAACAAGTGCAGGCGATACAGACGCACGCCACAGTGGCCCAGCCGACGACCACCATACTGGTCTACAATGGCGTCTACTATGCACCTGTGATTCCGGCTATTTGCACATGCAATTCGACGTGGTTGAGCACGTGA
- the LOC105217392 gene encoding terminal nucleotidyltransferase 5C isoform X2, protein MIPGTWFATHYAQCGTLDAHSETSYHYQQRSNRMDVYQIDDGFHSDGGTETPPPSPSSGSSIASASDHGSLESVDTGGTQRLAVLSFEQVRKLHDVMDEKVAIHGRGNFPTLEVPLKDLVNMVRRKLEADVSVGGAGVIVKDVRLNGGAASHVLASEDQPYNDLDLIYAIELTSTRHFDRVKSAVLNTLLDLLPEGVCKRRIMPCALKEAYVGKMVKVNNNNDGDRWSLISLGNSPGHKNVELKFVDTMRRQFEFSVDSFQIVLDSLLLFYDCAALPISENFYPTVVGESVYGDFQEALYHLQKKLISTRQPEEIRGGGLLKYCNLLVRNYKPVDPQHIKTLERYMCSRFFIDFPDINTQTKKLEAYLSNHFWGVDEEPLQYQYLMHLREVVEMSTVCLMGHERRQTMLLIQNLATNVLYKEQKKQQQAQEQYQQQQQQQHHLHHHHQHQQQQQQQPVDVLNTQQQQQQQSHQQQVTLVTAQQQQQLQAPQTQTIYLQAAPATTPQTTTATICCTTATGEQQQQQVQVQQQPQQVQAIQTHATVAQPTTTILVYNGVYYAPVIPAICTCNSTWLST, encoded by the coding sequence TGCGGGACCTTAGACGCACACTCCGAAACGTCATATCACTATCAACAGCGTTCGAACAGAATGGATGTCTATCAAATTGACGACGGTTTCCACTCGGATGGCGGCACTGAGACGCCACCACCCTCACCCAGTTCGGGTTCATCGATAGCCTCGGCCTCGGATCATGGCTCATTGGAGAGTGTCGATACGGGCGGTACACAACGTTTGGCTGTGCTCTCATTCGAACAGGTGCGCAAATTGCACGATGTCATGGACGAAAAGGTGGCCATACATGGACGTGGTAATTTCCCCACACTTGAAGTGCCGCTCAAAGACCTAGTGAATATGGTACGTCGCAAATTGGAGGCCGATGTGAGTGTGGGCGGTGCCGGTGTGATAGTCAAGGATGTGCGCTTGAATGGTGGCGCAGCTAGTCATGTTTTAGCTTCCGAAGATCAGCCATACAATGACTTGGACTTGATCTATGCCATTGAATTGACATCGACACGTCATTTCGATCGTGTCAAATCGGCCGTGCTCAATACATTGTTGGACCTCTTGCCCGAAGGTGTGTGCAAACGGCGCATTATGCCGTGCGCTCTTAAGGAGGCTTACGTCGGCAAGATGGTTAAggtgaataataataatgatggtGATCGTTGGTCACTGATATCGCTCGGCAATTCGCCGGGTCACAAGAATGTCGAGCTGAAATTTGTCGACACGATGCGACGTCAGTTCGAGTTCTCTGTGGATTCGTTTCAAATCGTTTTGGACTCACTGTTGCTCTTCTACGACTGTGCCGCTCTACCGATATCGGAGAATTTCTATCCGACTGTGGTCGGTGAGTCGGTGTACGGTGACTTTCAGGAGGCGCTCTATCATTTGCAAAAGAAATTGATCTCAACACGACAGCCGGAAGAGATACGCGGTGGCGGTTTGCTCAAATATTGCAATCTATTGGTGCGCAATTATAAGCCAGTAGATCCGCAACATATCAAGACGCTCGAACGTTATATGTGCTCACGTTTCTTCATCGATTTCCCCGATATCAATACGCAGACCAAGAAACTGGAGGCGTACTTGTCCAATCATTTCTGGGGTGTCGACGAGGAGCCCCTACAATATCAGTACCTGATGCATTTACGCGAAGTAGTCGAAATGTCAACGGTGTGCCTGATGGGACACGAGCGGCGGCAGACCATGTTGCTCATACAGAATTTGGCCACAAATGTGTTGTACAAGGAGCAGAAGAAGCAACAGCAGGCGCAGGagcaatatcaacaacaacagcagcaacaacatcaccttcatcatcatcaccagcaccaacaacaacagcaacagcagccagTCGATGTGCTAaacacacaacagcaacaacaacagcagtcacATCAACAACAAGTAACGCTGGTcacagcacagcaacaacaacaattgcaagcgCCGCAAACACAGACAATCTACTTGCAAGCGGCGCCGGCAACAacaccacaaacaacaacagcgaccaTCTGCTGCACGACAGCCACCGgtgaacagcagcaacaacaagtgcagGTACAACAACAGCCACAACAAGTGCAGGCGATACAGACGCACGCCACAGTGGCCCAGCCGACGACCACCATACTGGTCTACAATGGCGTCTACTATGCACCTGTGATTCCGGCTATTTGCACATGCAATTCGACGTGGTTGAGCACGTGA